One region of Peribacillus simplex genomic DNA includes:
- a CDS encoding recombinase family protein, translating to MITNENIKHVAVYLRLSRDEENRGIEEMLASHKHTLTELCKQNKWSFETFEEIASSKTIEKRDKMVELLERIPQNHFDAVVVMDIDRLSRNEFDSSDIKRILFTSGTSIVTPSKFYNLSKDEDNLLLGIQSLVAAQEYKQILKRMQQGKLYASKQGQWMNGIPPLGYDKNPKTKKLEPNDKADDVKFIFNSIVEGKTVSDVYHQLNEMGVKTRTNGKFFFNSIVRIVNNEAYKGTIISNRTIGRHEAIRPKEEWIVVENAHPAIIDEAIWKKANTIVNTYSFSAPKSKNKIYPTTKLIFCGNCGKLQGCNVAQSGKTYIKICVVCKNRTFQYNPVLKIIKGEIAKYRQDVLASIVGVKESNIDNDTDYKRKQLEAQVRKSTQALDNIEILFEESEINLQQYRERKAKRKAQLEQLNLELEKLEQGTPKDRITDLSEVLKQVDYLLGNWQCLDGEGLTDEEVNRSLHFIIERIEWTYSKTDEEPSLEVIYKMG from the coding sequence ATGATTACCAATGAAAACATCAAGCACGTGGCGGTTTATTTGCGGTTATCTCGTGATGAAGAAAATCGAGGCATTGAGGAAATGCTCGCGAGCCACAAACATACATTAACGGAGCTTTGCAAACAAAATAAGTGGTCATTCGAAACTTTTGAGGAAATAGCATCGAGTAAAACGATTGAAAAACGAGATAAAATGGTGGAATTGTTGGAAAGGATACCGCAAAATCATTTTGATGCTGTTGTGGTAATGGATATTGACCGCTTATCAAGGAATGAGTTTGATTCCTCAGATATTAAAAGAATATTATTCACCTCAGGCACTTCAATCGTCACACCTTCAAAATTTTACAACCTATCCAAGGACGAAGATAATTTGCTTTTGGGAATTCAATCGTTGGTGGCTGCCCAAGAATATAAGCAAATTTTAAAACGTATGCAACAAGGGAAGTTGTACGCAAGTAAACAAGGTCAATGGATGAATGGTATTCCTCCTTTGGGCTATGATAAAAACCCAAAAACGAAAAAGTTAGAGCCAAATGATAAAGCGGATGATGTGAAATTTATTTTTAATTCTATAGTTGAAGGTAAAACAGTATCCGATGTTTACCACCAATTAAATGAAATGGGTGTTAAGACCCGAACAAATGGCAAATTCTTTTTCAACTCCATAGTACGAATTGTAAATAATGAAGCTTATAAAGGAACAATCATTAGTAACCGAACAATAGGCAGGCACGAAGCAATTCGTCCAAAAGAAGAATGGATAGTTGTTGAAAACGCTCATCCAGCAATTATTGATGAAGCTATTTGGAAGAAAGCTAATACGATTGTTAATACATATTCTTTTTCCGCTCCGAAAAGTAAAAACAAGATATATCCAACCACTAAGCTAATTTTTTGTGGTAATTGCGGAAAACTCCAGGGTTGTAATGTTGCACAAAGTGGGAAAACTTATATAAAAATTTGTGTTGTTTGTAAAAACAGGACATTTCAATATAATCCTGTGTTAAAAATCATAAAAGGGGAAATAGCGAAATATCGTCAGGACGTACTGGCTTCGATTGTAGGCGTGAAAGAAAGTAATATAGACAATGATACGGATTACAAAAGAAAACAACTAGAAGCGCAAGTGCGCAAATCTACGCAGGCATTAGACAACATTGAGATACTTTTTGAAGAAAGTGAAATAAATCTTCAGCAATATCGCGAGAGAAAAGCAAAAAGAAAAGCACAGCTGGAACAATTAAATCTGGAGCTTGAAAAACTGGAGCAAGGAACTCCGAAAGACCGAATAACTGATTTATCAGAAGTGTTGAAGCAAGTTGATTATTTGCTAGGTAACTGGCAGTGTCTTGACGGAGAAGGTTTAACAGATGAAGAAGTTAATCGGAGCTTACACTTTATTATTGAACGAATCGAATGGACATATAGCAAAACTGACGAAGAGCCATCGCTAGAAGTAATATACAAAATGGGATAA
- a CDS encoding ATPase, T2SS/T4P/T4SS family, which produces MISIEKTAEKILTSAIRSSASDIHIFFRREGPLIQFRIDNKLVPQETISFFEAERLIAHLKFLAAMDIGEKRRPQSGAITINLANQVVGLRLSTLPTAYLESLVIRLIPQQNILPLEQLSLFPNTVQKLIALLKHSHGMLIFTGPTC; this is translated from the coding sequence TTGATATCAATTGAAAAGACCGCAGAAAAAATACTTACCAGTGCCATACGGTCATCGGCTTCGGATATCCACATTTTTTTTCGCAGGGAGGGGCCCCTCATCCAATTCAGGATAGACAATAAGCTCGTTCCTCAGGAAACCATATCATTCTTTGAAGCTGAAAGGCTGATAGCCCATTTGAAGTTCCTTGCCGCAATGGATATAGGCGAGAAAAGGAGGCCACAGAGTGGTGCTATCACCATCAATTTGGCTAACCAAGTGGTTGGACTCCGCCTTTCCACTTTACCCACTGCCTATCTTGAAAGCTTGGTCATCCGCTTAATTCCCCAACAGAATATCCTTCCTCTAGAACAGTTATCCTTATTTCCAAACACCGTTCAAAAATTGATTGCACTTTTGAAGCATTCCCATGGCATGCTCATATTTACCGGTCCAACGTGTTGA
- a CDS encoding Spx/MgsR family RNA polymerase-binding regulatory protein, translating into MEQLTFFSYPSCTSCRKTKKWLKANHVSFDERHLFRETPTEAELKRILELTTEGLDEVLATRSEAYKSLHVNIDEMMLSDVIQLLTKEPKLLRRPILIDGKKLVIGHNEDALRNLVSQRLDLKMSM; encoded by the coding sequence ATGGAACAGTTAACTTTCTTTTCGTACCCAAGTTGTACATCTTGCCGAAAAACAAAAAAATGGTTAAAAGCCAATCATGTTTCCTTCGATGAGCGACATTTATTCAGAGAGACTCCAACAGAAGCAGAATTAAAAAGAATTCTTGAATTGACAACGGAAGGACTTGATGAAGTCTTAGCAACAAGAAGTGAAGCTTACAAAAGCTTACATGTTAATATTGACGAAATGATGCTTTCTGATGTCATCCAATTATTAACAAAAGAACCGAAGTTATTAAGAAGACCCATCCTCATCGACGGGAAAAAACTGGTGATTGGTCATAATGAGGACGCATTAAGAAATTTGGTTTCACAAAGGCTTGATTTGAAAATGAGCATGTAA
- a CDS encoding helix-turn-helix transcriptional regulator has translation MEQTLKITNVLADPTRYYIYQHIVDNHGDVSVQQIADSFKIHPNVARLHLSKLEDVDLLTSDARKTGKGGRPSRLYRLSDKVIQLHFPYRDYQLLSRIAIQTMMKLGEQGKQALYETGKVFGEELINQQLALNSTPIDRLAFAERVNMLKNAATIAGLSPEIQASEEENKIYFRIFNCPFKEVTEVEPGTICSMHNSFLKGMFEALFDNVNIVELENMMSNCTTCSYQASVLT, from the coding sequence ATGGAACAAACGTTAAAAATAACAAACGTGTTAGCAGATCCCACCAGATATTATATATACCAACATATTGTGGACAATCATGGGGATGTATCCGTACAGCAAATCGCCGATTCCTTTAAAATCCATCCAAATGTTGCCCGCCTACATTTGTCAAAACTTGAGGATGTGGATTTGTTGACATCGGATGCCCGTAAGACAGGGAAAGGCGGCCGCCCTAGCAGACTTTATCGTTTGTCTGATAAAGTCATTCAGCTTCATTTCCCATATAGGGACTATCAACTGCTTTCAAGGATTGCAATCCAGACGATGATGAAATTAGGGGAACAAGGAAAACAAGCTCTTTATGAAACGGGAAAAGTATTCGGAGAGGAATTGATCAATCAGCAACTAGCATTGAACTCAACGCCGATTGATAGACTTGCTTTTGCGGAAAGAGTCAACATGCTTAAAAATGCTGCCACCATTGCTGGGTTATCACCCGAAATACAAGCTAGCGAAGAAGAAAATAAAATATACTTTCGTATCTTCAATTGCCCATTTAAGGAAGTTACCGAAGTAGAGCCAGGTACAATCTGTTCCATGCACAATTCATTTTTAAAAGGTATGTTCGAAGCCTTGTTTGACAATGTCAATATTGTGGAATTGGAAAATATGATGTCTAATTGCACAACGTGCTCTTATCAGGCATCGGTTCTCACATAG
- a CDS encoding DUF2626 domain-containing protein — MERMFRVCGFWTGIMAIFFYLGHMHQTSLLFFAQTGFFVLLSYLKLSERMYIYVFGAYLTVFFAGFSYWSVFMMTPGTAH; from the coding sequence ATGGAACGCATGTTCAGAGTATGTGGATTTTGGACAGGGATTATGGCAATTTTCTTTTATCTTGGCCATATGCATCAAACGTCTTTACTTTTCTTTGCACAAACCGGCTTTTTTGTACTTTTAAGTTATTTGAAATTATCTGAGCGCATGTATATTTATGTTTTCGGCGCCTATCTTACCGTTTTCTTTGCAGGATTTTCCTACTGGAGCGTATTTATGATGACTCCGGGTACTGCCCATTAA
- a CDS encoding class I SAM-dependent methyltransferase, whose translation MLKDHLKELIASSPQKGISYHDYMDAVLYTPNIGYYVRQKKKIGSKGDFYTSGNVGDAFGRSLARWFVYLIKMCGVSPRIIEVGAGDGKLAYDILVFIKETEPLIWESLTYILVDGSPYHRKIQQERVGMFKQAVSAASLENWTNVNGIVFSNELFDALPVHVIEKYEGALVEIFVTEKAGHLVEVREPLVNPDILAYLTDRAITLIEKQRYEVPLKMVQEYEKIVSRIQSGILLTIDYGYTEREWKEPAHLQGSLRGYYQHEMIKDALMYPGDMDLTTHIHFDTLIEIGKRRGFFDQGLYIQNEFLLKTGILEELKDHKETDPFSETAKRNRAIRGLIFPGGYSEHFRVLLQSKNLAEEARILPE comes from the coding sequence ATGTTGAAAGATCACTTGAAGGAATTGATTGCAAGCAGCCCCCAAAAGGGAATTTCCTATCATGATTATATGGATGCTGTTTTGTATACACCAAATATAGGGTACTATGTGCGTCAAAAAAAGAAGATTGGCTCAAAAGGGGATTTTTATACGTCCGGTAATGTTGGGGATGCATTTGGGAGGTCACTGGCCAGATGGTTCGTTTATTTGATAAAAATGTGCGGAGTATCGCCAAGAATCATCGAAGTAGGCGCAGGAGACGGTAAGTTGGCTTATGATATCCTCGTTTTCATTAAAGAAACGGAACCGCTGATATGGGAATCTCTGACTTATATCCTTGTGGATGGCAGTCCGTATCACAGAAAGATTCAGCAAGAACGTGTGGGGATGTTCAAACAGGCAGTTTCTGCTGCCAGTTTAGAAAATTGGACGAATGTAAATGGAATCGTCTTTTCAAACGAACTTTTCGATGCTTTGCCTGTACATGTCATTGAAAAGTATGAGGGGGCCCTTGTAGAGATATTCGTCACTGAAAAGGCAGGTCATTTGGTAGAAGTGAGGGAACCATTGGTCAACCCTGACATACTCGCTTACCTTACAGATCGGGCTATCACGTTAATTGAAAAACAACGATACGAAGTTCCGCTAAAAATGGTCCAGGAATATGAGAAGATCGTTTCCCGTATCCAATCGGGTATTCTCCTTACAATTGATTATGGTTATACCGAAAGGGAATGGAAGGAGCCAGCTCATCTTCAAGGGAGCTTGAGGGGCTATTATCAGCATGAAATGATTAAAGATGCACTTATGTATCCAGGTGATATGGATTTGACGACACATATCCATTTTGACACATTAATTGAAATTGGAAAAAGAAGGGGATTTTTTGATCAGGGGCTTTATATTCAAAATGAATTCCTGCTTAAAACGGGGATCCTTGAGGAATTGAAGGACCACAAAGAGACTGATCCATTTTCCGAGACGGCGAAGCGTAACCGTGCAATTCGGGGGCTAATCTTTCCAGGGGGATATAGTGAACATTTCAGAGTGTTGCTTCAATCGAAGAATTTAGCTGAAGAAGCAAGGATCCTTCCTGAATGA
- a CDS encoding MBL fold metallo-hydrolase: protein MKWTQIPLGPLQTNCYVVSNGQDCIIFDPGEEPQKIIQYIQTKKLKPLAILLTHAHFDHIGALDAIRDYYEIPAYIHEKEAKWLLDPALNGSQNWFPENPMRMKPADHILANEQELTIGGFTFEVFETPGHSPGSVSYYVKEERLLFSGDVLFQGSVGRTDLIGGSEAVLLKSIDTKLLTLPDDAIVFPGHGPVTTILDEKNTNPFLR from the coding sequence ATGAAATGGACACAAATTCCTCTAGGACCGCTGCAAACGAATTGTTATGTAGTTTCCAATGGACAGGATTGCATCATTTTCGATCCGGGTGAAGAGCCTCAGAAAATCATACAGTACATACAGACAAAAAAATTAAAGCCTTTAGCGATTTTATTGACGCATGCACATTTTGACCATATCGGTGCCCTTGATGCTATTCGGGATTATTATGAGATCCCAGCATATATTCACGAAAAAGAGGCTAAGTGGCTGCTTGATCCCGCTTTGAATGGTTCCCAAAACTGGTTCCCTGAAAATCCAATGCGAATGAAGCCTGCCGATCATATCCTGGCAAATGAGCAGGAACTTACTATTGGTGGATTCACTTTTGAAGTATTCGAAACCCCCGGACACTCTCCAGGGAGCGTTTCGTATTATGTGAAGGAGGAACGTCTCCTCTTTTCAGGGGACGTCTTGTTCCAGGGAAGCGTTGGCAGAACTGATTTAATAGGCGGAAGCGAGGCAGTGCTGTTGAAAAGCATTGATACGAAGCTGCTGACACTTCCTGATGATGCCATCGTTTTTCCCGGTCATGGGCCTGTCACGACCATTTTAGATGAAAAGAATACCAATCCCTTTTTGAGATAA
- a CDS encoding DUF2759 domain-containing protein translates to MILMVVFGLVAILGLAAVFTTLKKRNFLGFIFAAGSAVVFGWFTVMTVINSGFPVAH, encoded by the coding sequence ATGATATTAATGGTTGTTTTCGGACTTGTGGCTATCTTAGGGCTGGCAGCTGTATTTACCACTTTAAAAAAGAGAAACTTCTTAGGATTCATTTTTGCAGCCGGCAGTGCAGTCGTGTTTGGCTGGTTCACTGTCATGACTGTCATCAACAGCGGTTTTCCTGTTGCCCATTAA
- a CDS encoding IS1182 family transposase produces the protein MLSKHDSIQRDQLEMITLDQLVPPNHLVRKLEAAIDFTFIYDLVKEMYSEVGRPSIDPVILVKLTFIQYTFGIRSMRKTIEEVETNMAYRWFLGYGFHDKVPHFSTFGKNYERRFKDTDLFEQIFYRILMTASERKLISAEHVFVDSTHVKASANKRKFAKKVVRKETRAYQERLQEEINQDRENHGKKPFPPDKFDKEETKEIKENTTDPESGYYVKDERTKQFAYSFHTAADRNGFVLGTIVTPGNTHDSHMLEPLVEQVIEKVGKPEAVAADAAYKTPAITSYLFDKEITPALPYTRPRTKEGFFRKHDYVYDEHFDCYLCPSGEILKYSTTNKEGYREYKSPKHICKTCSFLAQCTESKDHQKVVTRHIWQENMEEADHLRHHQDVKPIYAKRKETIERVFADAKEKHGMRWTTLRGQKLSMQAMLTFAAMNLKKMANWTWQGPKMT, from the coding sequence ATGCTTTCGAAACATGACTCTATTCAGCGAGATCAACTTGAAATGATTACGTTAGATCAACTGGTGCCACCGAACCATTTGGTTCGTAAACTAGAGGCTGCCATTGACTTCACTTTCATTTATGACTTGGTGAAAGAGATGTATTCAGAGGTAGGACGCCCAAGTATTGATCCAGTTATTTTAGTTAAACTGACATTCATTCAATATACCTTCGGTATTCGTTCCATGCGTAAAACAATTGAAGAAGTTGAAACGAATATGGCTTACCGTTGGTTCTTAGGCTATGGTTTCCATGATAAAGTGCCTCACTTCTCAACATTCGGGAAAAATTACGAGCGACGCTTTAAAGATACTGACCTGTTTGAACAGATTTTCTATCGCATCTTAATGACAGCTTCCGAAAGAAAGTTAATAAGTGCTGAGCATGTATTCGTTGATTCCACTCATGTGAAAGCCAGTGCAAATAAGCGAAAGTTCGCAAAGAAAGTCGTTCGCAAGGAAACACGAGCGTATCAAGAACGCCTTCAAGAAGAAATAAATCAAGATCGTGAAAACCATGGAAAGAAACCTTTTCCACCAGATAAATTTGATAAGGAAGAAACCAAAGAGATTAAAGAAAATACAACAGATCCTGAGAGTGGTTACTATGTGAAAGATGAACGGACAAAACAGTTTGCCTATTCATTTCACACGGCTGCAGACCGCAATGGTTTTGTGCTAGGAACGATTGTAACACCTGGAAATACGCATGATAGCCATATGTTAGAGCCACTGGTTGAACAAGTGATTGAGAAAGTTGGAAAGCCTGAAGCCGTTGCCGCAGATGCAGCTTATAAAACACCAGCCATTACAAGCTACCTTTTTGACAAAGAAATCACACCGGCTTTACCCTATACACGGCCTCGAACAAAAGAAGGATTCTTCCGCAAACATGATTATGTTTACGATGAACATTTTGACTGTTACCTTTGCCCATCGGGCGAGATTTTAAAGTACTCAACAACAAATAAAGAGGGATATCGTGAGTACAAATCTCCCAAACACATTTGTAAGACATGTTCATTTTTAGCACAGTGTACAGAAAGCAAAGACCATCAAAAAGTGGTGACGCGCCATATCTGGCAAGAAAATATGGAAGAAGCAGATCACCTGCGTCATCATCAAGATGTAAAACCTATCTATGCGAAACGCAAGGAAACGATTGAGCGTGTATTCGCAGATGCAAAAGAAAAGCATGGTATGCGTTGGACTACTTTAAGGGGACAAAAATTGTCGATGCAGGCGATGCTTACGTTCGCTGCCATGAATTTAAAGAAGATGGCCAATTGGACATGGCAAGGTCCAAAAATGACCTAA
- a CDS encoding M14 family metallopeptidase, which translates to MKVVSRSGDDLAYYSQLFQIPRVLIEDANPSITGEILPNGMEVQIPGFVIQEESRLDIDFSDIALQSQLPIDAILLLNQGEQKPFSVPVRVMHPMLVTEKPYDYQTLLDDLDILSFHYPFIKVESIGRSVLGKELLEVRVGKGDKLIHYNGSFHANEWITSAVLMKWLNDLLLAVTNDRTLCGMDCMPFYREVTISMVPMVNPDGVELVLKGEEAAEGKFDVLKMNNGNPAFYAWKANIRGVDLNNQYPANWEIEKQRKIPKAPAPRDYPGETALSEPEALAMKELAKRRNFERVLALHTQGKEFYWGYEGHEPEQAANVAREFEKCSGYRAVQYIDSHAGYKDWFIQEFKRGGFTIELGKGINPLPLSHLPGIYKDTVKILMAGLYM; encoded by the coding sequence ATGAAAGTCGTAAGCAGAAGCGGGGATGATTTGGCATATTATAGTCAATTGTTCCAAATTCCACGTGTCTTGATTGAGGATGCAAATCCCTCCATTACGGGAGAGATTTTGCCAAATGGCATGGAGGTGCAAATACCGGGGTTCGTTATTCAAGAAGAGTCCCGGCTAGATATCGATTTTTCCGATATCGCTTTACAGTCTCAATTGCCAATCGATGCGATATTGTTGTTGAATCAAGGTGAACAAAAACCATTTTCCGTACCCGTCAGAGTCATGCATCCCATGCTTGTCACCGAAAAGCCATATGATTATCAAACACTTCTTGACGACCTTGATATTCTTTCTTTTCATTATCCCTTCATAAAAGTTGAATCGATTGGGAGGAGTGTATTAGGAAAAGAACTTCTTGAGGTGAGGGTCGGTAAAGGTGATAAGCTCATACATTATAATGGTTCATTTCATGCAAATGAATGGATCACATCGGCGGTCTTGATGAAATGGCTGAATGATTTGCTGTTGGCAGTAACGAATGATCGTACATTATGCGGAATGGATTGTATGCCTTTCTATCGGGAAGTTACTATTTCGATGGTTCCAATGGTGAATCCTGATGGAGTCGAGCTAGTCCTAAAGGGGGAGGAGGCGGCAGAGGGGAAATTTGATGTATTAAAAATGAATAATGGTAATCCTGCCTTTTATGCTTGGAAAGCCAATATCCGTGGTGTAGACCTGAATAATCAATATCCGGCCAATTGGGAGATAGAAAAGCAAAGGAAAATTCCTAAAGCCCCTGCTCCGAGGGATTATCCAGGAGAGACCGCTTTATCAGAGCCAGAAGCATTGGCCATGAAGGAGCTGGCAAAAAGACGGAATTTTGAAAGAGTGCTAGCACTTCACACACAGGGAAAGGAATTTTATTGGGGATATGAAGGACATGAACCTGAACAGGCGGCGAATGTTGCAAGGGAGTTTGAGAAGTGCAGCGGATATCGGGCGGTTCAATACATTGACAGCCATGCTGGGTATAAAGATTGGTTCATTCAGGAATTTAAACGTGGCGGGTTCACAATTGAGCTCGGAAAAGGCATCAATCCACTTCCCTTATCCCATTTACCTGGTATATATAAAGATACTGTTAAGATTTTGATGGCAGGCTTGTATATGTGA
- a CDS encoding LTA synthase family protein yields the protein MKRVFKNQGYSLFWVLLISLWLKTYIAYKTSFEIDIENWVQEFILFINPVSFLLITLSVNIFLKEKRRTAYLLIMSFFITLVLFANLVFFRFFNDFLTIPVLFQTSNMSDLGSSVHELINPGDLLYFADILFLMLLVKYKPKIFHDRSYNPQDRKFLVLMTLGVTFFNLALAEAERPELLTRTFDREILVKNIGTYHYHLYDAILQTKSSAQRALADGSELAEIENYIRSNQKAVNDDLYGLAKGKNVILVSLESTQSFVINKTVNGEEITPFLNEFIKESYYFNNFYHQTGQGKTSDSEFIIENSLYPLGRGAVFFTHSQNEYKATPEILTEKGYYTASLHANNKSFWNRDIMYDSLGYQRFYDSDDYKVSERNSINWGLNDKSFFKQSIAHLRGMPEPFYAKFITLTNHFPFTLNEADRSLEPYDSNSKTLNRYFPTVRYTDEALERFIGDLKRDGIYENSIIVLYGDHYGISENHNSAMSQFLGKEITPFESIQLQRVPLIIHVPGQKGKTISTVSGQIDVRPTLLHLLGVENDDYIEFGKDLFSEEKIEFTVLRDSSFITKDHLYTMDTCYDKKTGTATDKSPCEKYLEKAKQELNYSDKIIYGDLLRFYEQR from the coding sequence GTGAAAAGGGTCTTCAAAAATCAAGGATACTCATTGTTTTGGGTCCTATTAATATCGCTTTGGCTTAAAACATACATTGCTTATAAAACGAGTTTTGAGATAGATATTGAAAATTGGGTCCAGGAGTTCATATTATTCATCAATCCGGTCAGTTTCCTATTAATTACTCTTAGCGTAAATATATTTTTAAAAGAAAAAAGGCGGACAGCATACTTATTGATCATGAGTTTTTTCATCACCCTTGTCCTGTTTGCCAACCTTGTTTTTTTTCGCTTTTTCAATGACTTTTTAACCATCCCCGTTCTTTTTCAAACGAGCAATATGAGCGACCTTGGAAGCAGTGTACATGAATTGATCAATCCGGGTGACCTTTTGTATTTTGCCGATATTCTTTTCTTGATGCTTTTGGTCAAATACAAACCGAAAATATTCCACGATCGTTCATACAATCCACAGGATCGTAAATTCTTAGTGTTAATGACTTTGGGAGTGACATTCTTTAATTTAGCTTTAGCGGAAGCGGAGCGTCCTGAACTCCTGACACGAACGTTTGACCGCGAAATCCTCGTTAAGAATATTGGTACGTACCATTATCATCTCTATGATGCAATCTTACAGACGAAATCATCAGCTCAACGCGCCCTTGCGGATGGCAGTGAATTGGCGGAAATTGAAAATTATATCCGTTCCAATCAAAAAGCGGTTAATGATGATCTATATGGTCTGGCAAAAGGCAAAAATGTGATTCTTGTATCATTGGAATCCACTCAAAGCTTTGTCATCAATAAAACAGTGAACGGGGAAGAAATCACTCCTTTTCTGAATGAATTCATTAAAGAGAGCTATTATTTCAATAACTTTTATCACCAAACTGGCCAGGGGAAAACATCTGATTCAGAATTCATTATTGAGAATTCCCTTTATCCTTTAGGTAGAGGTGCAGTATTTTTCACGCATTCCCAAAATGAATACAAAGCCACCCCCGAAATCTTAACGGAAAAAGGTTACTATACGGCTTCCTTGCATGCCAATAATAAAAGCTTTTGGAATCGTGACATAATGTACGATTCTCTTGGGTACCAGCGGTTTTATGATAGTGATGATTACAAGGTCTCTGAAAGGAATTCCATCAATTGGGGTTTGAATGATAAATCGTTCTTCAAGCAATCAATTGCTCACTTGAGGGGGATGCCGGAGCCTTTTTATGCCAAATTCATAACGTTAACCAATCATTTCCCATTCACTTTGAATGAAGCAGACCGATCATTGGAACCATACGATTCAAATTCCAAAACCTTGAATCGGTATTTTCCGACCGTACGTTATACGGACGAAGCCTTGGAACGATTTATCGGCGATTTGAAACGTGATGGAATATATGAGAATTCGATTATTGTACTATATGGGGACCATTATGGTATTTCGGAAAATCATAACTCTGCCATGAGCCAGTTCCTGGGTAAGGAAATCACGCCGTTCGAATCCATCCAACTTCAGCGTGTCCCGCTGATCATACATGTCCCCGGACAGAAGGGAAAAACGATTTCCACCGTTTCCGGCCAAATTGATGTAAGGCCGACACTCCTGCATTTATTGGGCGTTGAAAATGATGATTATATCGAATTCGGCAAAGATTTATTTTCCGAAGAGAAAATAGAATTCACCGTTCTTCGCGATAGCAGCTTCATCACGAAGGATCATCTGTATACGATGGATACCTGCTATGATAAAAAGACCGGAACGGCAACGGACAAGAGTCCATGTGAGAAGTATTTAGAAAAGGCGAAGCAGGAACTTAATTACTCCGATAAAATAATATATGGCGACTTGCTTCGATTTTATGAGCAACGTTGA
- a CDS encoding ROK family glucokinase, which yields MMEKWLMGVDLGGTTTKLALINSYGEIIHKWEISTDISEKGKFITINIAKAIDAKLVELNEPKSKIVGIGMGAPGPVNFVSGSIYEAVNLGWKDYPLKDLLEVETSLPAVIDNDANMAALGEMWKGAGNGAKDLVCVTLGTGVGGGIIHNGQIVHGISGAAGEVGHITVITDGGAPCNCGKTGCLETVASATGIVRMALEALNNADEKSMLQQKVDEGNVVTSKLLFQCAAAGDPLSTAVVDKVGNYLGLALSHLGNVMNPDKIVIGGGVSQAGDILLDTVRSAFGKYAFKRVSKSTKISLATLGNDAGVIGAAWLIKSQLNT from the coding sequence ATGATGGAAAAGTGGCTGATGGGTGTAGATTTAGGCGGTACAACTACCAAACTGGCTCTGATCAATTCATACGGAGAGATTATTCATAAATGGGAAATCAGCACGGACATCTCCGAAAAGGGCAAATTCATTACGATTAACATAGCAAAAGCGATTGATGCGAAGCTCGTGGAACTTAATGAACCGAAGAGTAAGATAGTTGGGATAGGAATGGGTGCCCCCGGCCCTGTGAATTTTGTAAGTGGTTCCATATATGAAGCCGTCAATCTAGGCTGGAAAGATTATCCTTTAAAAGATTTATTGGAAGTGGAGACATCTCTCCCTGCGGTGATCGATAATGATGCCAATATGGCAGCTTTGGGAGAAATGTGGAAAGGTGCGGGTAATGGCGCCAAAGACCTCGTTTGTGTCACTTTAGGTACGGGTGTAGGCGGCGGGATCATCCATAATGGGCAAATTGTCCATGGTATTAGTGGTGCTGCTGGAGAAGTGGGCCATATAACGGTCATAACAGACGGCGGGGCGCCGTGCAATTGCGGCAAGACAGGTTGTTTGGAAACGGTCGCTTCAGCAACGGGAATCGTCCGTATGGCTTTAGAGGCCTTGAATAATGCCGATGAAAAGTCAATGCTTCAGCAGAAAGTCGACGAGGGAAATGTGGTTACTTCCAAATTGTTATTCCAATGCGCTGCAGCAGGTGATCCTTTGTCAACGGCTGTGGTAGATAAGGTAGGCAATTACCTAGGGTTAGCACTATCACATCTTGGGAATGTGATGAATCCAGATAAAATCGTCATTGGCGGGGGCGTTTCACAAGCGGGGGACATTCTGCTTGATACTGTCCGTTCTGCCTTTGGAAAGTATGCATTCAAACGGGTTAGTAAATCAACGAAAATCAGCCTGGCAACACTAGGCAATGATGCAGGGGTAATAGGTGCAGCCTGGCTTATCAAAAGCCAATTGAATACTTGA